One part of the Streptomyces lydicus genome encodes these proteins:
- the car gene encoding carboxylic acid reductase — translation MSHSRPPAAELDARTDRRNAHLSATDAQFRDTAPLDAVTEAIRRPGLPLAALVATVMKGYADRPALGERATEPVTDPETGRTTLRLLKRFDTLTYGELWERVGAVASEWRHHPEHAMGPGDLVAVLGSTSSEYTVVELACIRSGLVSVPLQAGTSALHLAPIVEQTGPRLLVAHVDHVAVAIELAANAPSLGRIILIGHHSEITAHQEELDSARGRLAAQDRGVTLDTLASVIDRGRTLPSLPEVPHGSAADALSALIYTSGSSGSPKGAMYTERLVKHFWIDFVPGQAVRPSIVLNYLPLSHMMGRGVLFSTLAKGGLACFTASSDLSTLFEDLSLVRPTEFLMVPRISDMLFQYYRAELSRRTEPDGEAAEQVREELREKVMGGRLLWAATASAPPSDELTAFVENCLHVRLSDGYGSTEAGIVSLDGQVLRPPVTDHKLADVPELGYFATDSPHPRGELLVRSDRLVAGYFRRPDATADAFDEDGFYRTGDIMARVGPDALRYVDRRSNVLKLSQGEFVTVSRLEALFSGSPAVRQIFLYGNSARAYLLAVVVPTQDALDRADGDPRRIRPVLRESLQEVAIEAGLNSYEIPRDFLIESEPFTQENGLLSGMRKPLRPALTKRYGERLEALYTELTDREADELRALRRLGPDQPVPETVLRAAQALLGQRNGDLEPGARFLDLGGDSLTALSFSQLLKEIYRVDVPVDLVINPVNTLRRVADHIERALASEHRRPTADSLHGPDATRLDAADLRLDAFLDARAIGRAERPAGPLPEARTVLLTGANGYLGRFLCLEWLERVAQRGGTLVCVVRGSSAETARARLEAAFDSGDPELMERYHELAARHLQVIAGDIGEPNLGLDDRTWQRLADTVDLIVHPAALVNHVLPYDQLFGPNVRGTAELIRLAVTSRIKQFTFLSTVAVVFGNESAADESADIRTACRTRGLEGDYADGYAASKWAGEVLLHEAHERFGLPVAVFRSNLILAHPRYRGQLNIPDVFTRLLLSLLATGIAPGSFYARDTGGGSAHYDALPVDFTARAIASLGDDAREGHRTYNVVNPHEDGISLDTFVDWLMTAGHPLTRVQDHAEWLDRFETALRGLPDHQKHHSLLPLLHAFAEPQKSLPGSALPADRFRAAVRAAALDEENDIPRLSPALITKYVADLRARDLI, via the coding sequence GTGTCCCACTCCCGACCCCCCGCCGCCGAACTCGACGCACGTACCGATCGGCGGAACGCCCACCTGTCCGCGACCGACGCGCAGTTCCGTGACACCGCGCCCCTGGACGCCGTCACCGAGGCGATCCGGCGGCCCGGACTGCCGCTCGCCGCCCTGGTGGCCACGGTGATGAAGGGGTACGCCGACCGTCCCGCCCTGGGCGAGCGTGCCACCGAGCCGGTTACCGACCCGGAGACAGGCCGGACCACGCTGCGCCTGCTGAAGCGGTTCGACACGCTCACCTACGGCGAACTCTGGGAACGAGTGGGCGCGGTGGCCTCCGAATGGCGGCACCACCCCGAACACGCGATGGGACCGGGTGACCTCGTCGCCGTTCTCGGGTCCACGAGCTCCGAGTACACCGTGGTGGAGCTGGCCTGTATCCGCTCCGGCCTGGTGTCCGTTCCCCTCCAGGCCGGCACCTCGGCGTTACACCTGGCCCCCATCGTCGAGCAGACCGGACCGCGCCTGCTCGTGGCGCACGTCGACCACGTGGCGGTCGCGATCGAGTTGGCAGCGAACGCCCCCTCGCTGGGCCGGATCATCCTCATCGGCCACCACTCCGAGATCACCGCCCACCAGGAGGAGCTGGACTCCGCGCGCGGCCGGCTCGCGGCGCAGGACCGAGGCGTCACCCTGGACACACTGGCATCGGTCATCGACCGGGGAAGGACGCTGCCGTCGCTCCCCGAGGTTCCCCACGGGTCGGCAGCCGACGCGCTCAGCGCACTGATCTACACGTCGGGCAGTTCCGGCAGCCCCAAGGGCGCCATGTACACCGAGCGCCTGGTCAAGCACTTCTGGATCGATTTCGTACCCGGCCAAGCGGTTCGGCCCTCCATCGTGCTGAACTACCTGCCCTTGAGCCACATGATGGGCAGGGGCGTACTGTTCAGCACGCTAGCCAAGGGAGGTCTCGCCTGCTTCACGGCGTCCAGCGACCTGTCGACGCTCTTCGAAGACCTCTCGCTGGTCCGACCCACCGAGTTCCTCATGGTTCCCCGCATCTCCGACATGCTCTTCCAGTACTACCGGGCCGAGTTGTCCCGCCGCACCGAGCCGGACGGCGAGGCAGCCGAGCAGGTGAGGGAGGAGTTGCGGGAGAAGGTCATGGGCGGCCGCCTCCTGTGGGCCGCCACCGCCTCCGCTCCACCGAGCGACGAGCTGACGGCGTTCGTCGAGAACTGCCTCCACGTCAGGCTGTCCGACGGCTACGGGTCGACGGAAGCCGGCATCGTCTCCCTCGACGGCCAGGTGCTGCGCCCGCCGGTGACCGACCACAAGCTGGCCGACGTACCCGAGCTGGGATACTTCGCGACCGATTCACCGCACCCCAGGGGCGAACTGCTGGTCAGGTCCGACCGGCTCGTCGCCGGCTACTTCCGGCGCCCGGACGCCACCGCCGATGCCTTCGACGAGGATGGCTTCTACCGCACGGGCGACATCATGGCCCGCGTCGGCCCCGACGCGCTGAGGTACGTCGACCGCCGCTCCAACGTCCTCAAGCTGTCACAGGGCGAATTCGTCACGGTCTCCCGCCTGGAGGCGCTCTTCAGCGGCAGTCCGGCCGTCCGGCAGATCTTCCTGTACGGCAACAGCGCCCGCGCCTACCTGCTCGCGGTCGTCGTGCCGACGCAGGACGCCCTCGACCGCGCCGACGGGGACCCCCGGCGTATCAGGCCGGTCCTGCGGGAGTCCCTGCAGGAAGTCGCCATAGAGGCGGGACTGAACTCCTACGAGATCCCCAGGGACTTCCTCATCGAGAGCGAGCCGTTCACCCAGGAGAACGGACTGCTCTCCGGAATGCGCAAGCCGCTGCGGCCCGCCCTGACAAAGCGATACGGCGAGCGCCTCGAAGCGCTGTACACCGAATTGACGGACCGTGAGGCCGACGAACTGCGAGCACTGCGCCGGCTCGGCCCCGACCAGCCCGTACCGGAGACCGTGCTCCGGGCCGCACAGGCGCTCCTCGGGCAGCGGAACGGCGACCTGGAGCCCGGCGCACGCTTCCTCGACCTCGGCGGTGACAGCCTGACGGCACTGTCGTTCTCCCAGCTGCTGAAGGAGATCTACCGCGTCGATGTTCCTGTCGACCTGGTCATCAACCCGGTCAACACTCTGCGGCGGGTGGCCGACCACATCGAGCGGGCGCTCGCGTCGGAACACCGCCGCCCTACCGCCGACAGCCTCCACGGCCCTGACGCGACGCGACTCGACGCGGCCGACCTACGGCTGGACGCGTTCCTCGACGCGCGGGCCATCGGGCGGGCCGAACGGCCGGCCGGTCCGCTGCCCGAGGCCCGGACCGTGCTGCTGACCGGAGCCAACGGCTATCTCGGCCGTTTTCTGTGTCTCGAATGGCTGGAGCGCGTGGCGCAGCGCGGTGGCACGCTGGTGTGCGTGGTCCGCGGCTCCTCCGCCGAGACGGCCCGGGCACGGCTGGAGGCGGCCTTCGACAGCGGCGACCCGGAACTCATGGAGCGCTACCACGAGCTCGCCGCCCGGCATCTGCAGGTGATCGCCGGCGATATCGGGGAACCGAACCTCGGACTCGACGACAGGACTTGGCAGCGGCTGGCCGACACCGTCGACCTGATCGTCCACCCGGCGGCACTGGTCAACCATGTCCTGCCCTACGACCAGTTGTTCGGTCCCAACGTACGGGGAACAGCCGAACTGATCAGGCTCGCGGTCACCTCCCGAATCAAGCAGTTCACCTTCCTGTCGACGGTCGCCGTCGTCTTCGGGAACGAGTCGGCGGCCGACGAGTCGGCGGACATCCGCACCGCTTGCCGGACACGCGGCCTCGAAGGTGACTACGCCGACGGTTACGCGGCCAGCAAATGGGCCGGCGAGGTGCTGCTGCACGAGGCGCACGAAAGGTTCGGGCTGCCGGTCGCAGTCTTCCGCTCGAACCTGATCCTCGCGCACCCGCGCTACCGCGGCCAGCTCAACATCCCGGACGTCTTCACCCGCCTCCTGCTGAGCCTGCTGGCGACAGGCATCGCACCCGGCAGCTTCTACGCCCGCGACACGGGGGGCGGCAGCGCACACTACGATGCACTCCCCGTGGACTTCACCGCGCGGGCGATCGCCTCGCTGGGTGACGACGCACGAGAGGGCCACCGGACCTACAACGTGGTCAACCCGCACGAGGACGGCATCTCCCTCGACACGTTCGTCGACTGGCTGATGACAGCCGGGCACCCCCTGACCCGCGTCCAGGACCACGCCGAGTGGCTCGACCGTTTCGAGACCGCCCTGCGGGGCCTGCCCGACCACCAGAAGCACCATTCGCTGCTTCCTCTGCTGCACGCCTTCGCCGAGCCGCAGAAGTCACTGCCCGGGTCCGCCCTGCCGGCGGACCGGTTCCGTGCGGCGGTACGGGCCGCTGCCCTCGACGAGGAGAACGACATCCCTCGTCTGTCACCGGCCCTGATCACCAAGTATGTGGCTGACCTCCGGGCGCGGGACCTGATTTGA
- a CDS encoding Lrp/AsnC family transcriptional regulator codes for MATYLDTPGRVCRSLSEEDMELVHALQINGRASFREIADVLGISDQTAARRWARLRSAGKLRVLGLTDPIRLGNSVWLVRVRCTPDAASSLGKAMARRPDTTWVNLDSGGTEISCSVRTRSPGPEESPLLQKLPRTPQVVDLSAHCSLHVFFGHDLGPINKRGPLTAAQVAALTPPDTPDRATDATPPVPLDDSDRQLLDLLARDGRAATGDLAAATGLSPSTVRRRITELRSAGALYFDVEYHPDILQQSFRAALWLEIDPSRLAEAGSALAAHPEVAYATATTGTANLYASIDVATAQLFYRYLTESVATLPGLRHTATAPIQRTLKGPGPYLPTTA; via the coding sequence ATGGCGACCTATCTCGACACCCCGGGCCGTGTGTGCCGCAGTCTGTCGGAAGAGGACATGGAGCTCGTGCACGCGCTGCAGATCAACGGGCGGGCCTCGTTCCGGGAGATCGCCGACGTGCTCGGAATCTCCGACCAGACCGCCGCGCGCCGCTGGGCACGGCTGCGGTCCGCCGGGAAGCTTCGGGTCCTCGGCCTGACCGACCCGATACGGCTGGGGAACTCTGTCTGGCTCGTACGTGTACGGTGCACGCCGGATGCCGCGTCCTCCCTCGGGAAGGCGATGGCACGGCGTCCGGACACCACCTGGGTCAACCTGGATTCGGGCGGCACCGAGATCTCCTGCTCGGTACGCACCCGCAGCCCCGGGCCGGAGGAGTCCCCGCTCCTGCAGAAGCTGCCGCGCACACCACAGGTGGTGGACCTGTCCGCGCACTGCTCACTGCACGTCTTCTTCGGCCACGACCTCGGCCCGATCAACAAGCGCGGCCCGCTGACGGCCGCGCAGGTCGCGGCGCTCACGCCCCCTGACACGCCGGACCGGGCCACGGACGCCACCCCACCGGTGCCGCTGGACGACAGCGACCGGCAACTACTCGACCTGCTGGCCCGGGACGGGAGGGCCGCAACGGGAGACCTGGCCGCCGCGACCGGCCTGTCCCCCTCCACCGTGCGCCGGCGCATCACCGAACTCAGATCGGCCGGCGCCCTGTACTTCGACGTCGAGTACCACCCGGACATCCTCCAGCAGAGCTTCCGGGCCGCCCTCTGGCTGGAGATCGACCCGTCCCGCCTCGCCGAGGCGGGATCGGCACTCGCCGCACACCCCGAAGTCGCCTACGCCACCGCCACGACGGGCACGGCGAACCTCTACGCCAGCATCGACGTGGCGACCGCCCAGCTCTTCTACCGCTACCTCACCGAGTCGGTCGCGACCCTCCCCGGCCTCCGCCACACCGCGACCGCCCCCATCCAACGCACCCTCAAAGGACCCGGTCCCTACCTCCCGACGACGGCGTGA
- a CDS encoding MFS transporter translates to MDPILSDPRMESTLAHDIACESSKLVRGITRRPARPAAVRPGPITGRGSVPQHLLNANGESNMRKWLPLTAVCLGAFILLVDVTIVNVALPSMAADLGASFTSLQWVIDGYALALAALLLASGSLADRFGHRRSYVCGLGVFGLASLACGLAPNAEMLIAARVVQGIGGAAMFATAPALLLTSYQGRDRGTAFGVWGAANGAAAAAGPLLGGLLTEHFSWPTIFWVNLPIAAVAIATTLRVVRADRPADQPVGTSGHGARLSGTRARVDIPGATAFTIAVATLTCGLIRGGEVGWASIETLTTFAVTASALIALVVIEYRTARRGGVPMMDLALLRRPSFAALMSGALLLQGGAFGCLVLVSLWLQSMLGLSPVGAGLALTPLAGASFLVAAVAGRHLQRLAPHLPIGIGLLSVAAGMLVLREGMTADAGQTALLGGLAVTGIGVGLATPVLVSAATSSVPPQQAGMAGGAVNTFRQLGMTLAIAVFGTVFTSRAAAVLAGPGTVPDPQKGASALAAGQAGRLVDAAPAADRGAVHQLVHTAFATGLDRVFLTSALAAAIGGLIVLIFVRPSHRTAAVPAARHATAREQGTPKDDVGQSAKDGRQGAGDAGGLGTGRGAGAGDGREHDGGPRREARVTQQS, encoded by the coding sequence ATGGACCCCATCCTGTCGGATCCGCGCATGGAGAGCACTTTGGCTCACGATATCGCCTGTGAGAGCTCGAAGCTGGTTCGCGGGATCACCCGCCGGCCTGCTCGGCCCGCCGCAGTTCGCCCCGGCCCCATCACGGGTCGGGGCTCGGTCCCGCAACACCTGCTCAATGCGAACGGAGAATCCAACATGCGCAAATGGTTGCCCCTGACGGCGGTCTGCTTGGGCGCCTTCATCCTGCTGGTGGATGTGACGATCGTGAACGTCGCACTGCCCAGCATGGCTGCCGACCTCGGCGCTTCCTTCACCTCTCTGCAATGGGTGATCGACGGCTATGCCCTGGCGCTCGCCGCCCTGCTGCTGGCCTCGGGTTCCCTCGCGGACCGCTTCGGCCACCGGCGTTCCTACGTCTGCGGTCTGGGCGTCTTCGGCCTGGCCTCGCTGGCATGCGGCCTCGCCCCCAACGCAGAAATGCTGATCGCGGCCCGCGTGGTGCAGGGCATCGGCGGCGCCGCGATGTTCGCCACCGCTCCCGCCCTGCTGCTCACTTCCTACCAGGGCAGGGACCGGGGTACGGCCTTCGGCGTATGGGGCGCGGCCAACGGGGCCGCCGCAGCCGCGGGGCCGCTGCTCGGCGGGCTGCTCACCGAGCACTTCAGCTGGCCGACGATCTTCTGGGTCAACCTTCCGATCGCCGCTGTCGCCATCGCCACGACGCTGAGGGTGGTGCGTGCCGACCGACCCGCCGACCAGCCCGTCGGGACCTCCGGCCACGGTGCGCGGCTCAGCGGAACCCGGGCCCGTGTCGACATCCCCGGCGCGACGGCCTTCACCATCGCTGTGGCCACGCTCACCTGTGGGCTCATCCGTGGCGGGGAGGTGGGCTGGGCCTCGATCGAGACCCTGACGACCTTCGCCGTCACCGCCTCAGCGCTCATCGCGCTCGTGGTGATCGAGTACCGTACGGCGCGACGCGGGGGCGTCCCGATGATGGACCTCGCGCTGCTTCGCCGCCCCTCGTTCGCCGCGTTGATGAGCGGTGCGCTGCTGCTGCAGGGCGGCGCCTTCGGCTGCCTGGTCCTGGTCTCGCTGTGGCTGCAGTCCATGCTGGGCCTCAGCCCGGTCGGGGCGGGCCTCGCCCTGACCCCGCTGGCCGGTGCTTCGTTCCTCGTGGCCGCCGTGGCCGGCCGTCACCTCCAGCGGCTCGCGCCGCACCTGCCGATCGGCATCGGACTCCTGTCCGTCGCGGCAGGCATGCTGGTGCTGCGTGAAGGCATGACGGCCGACGCAGGGCAGACCGCACTCCTGGGAGGGCTCGCGGTCACCGGGATCGGCGTCGGCCTGGCCACGCCGGTGCTGGTCTCGGCCGCCACCTCCTCCGTGCCGCCGCAGCAGGCAGGGATGGCCGGCGGGGCTGTCAACACGTTCCGTCAGCTGGGCATGACCTTGGCCATCGCCGTCTTCGGCACGGTCTTCACCAGCCGGGCGGCCGCCGTGCTCGCCGGGCCCGGCACGGTGCCGGATCCGCAGAAGGGCGCCTCGGCGCTGGCCGCCGGGCAGGCCGGGCGCCTGGTGGACGCGGCGCCCGCCGCCGACCGGGGCGCGGTGCACCAGTTGGTGCACACGGCGTTCGCCACCGGCCTCGATCGGGTGTTCTTGACCTCGGCACTGGCGGCGGCGATCGGCGGACTGATCGTCCTGATCTTCGTACGGCCGTCGCACAGGACCGCCGCAGTCCCCGCCGCGAGGCACGCCACGGCCCGCGAGCAGGGCACGCCGAAAGACGATGTCGGTCAGAGCGCGAAAGATGGCCGGCAAGGCGCGGGTGACGCCGGGGGCCTGGGAACCGGCCGAGGCGCAGGGGCTGGCGACGGCAGGGAGCACGACGGCGGCCCCCGGCGGGAGGCGCGCGTGACGCAGCAAAGCTAG
- a CDS encoding alpha/beta hydrolase, translating into MSTDATASADTFPTTAPRPSFLLVHGAWHRSECWDLVRKALAADGWTARTVDLPSAGPQRTPAAGMYDDADAIAARLRQADGPVIVVGHSYGGLPVTQAAAGLPAAAHLVYLAAYLPEEGESLLSVHGHGGDTAEDLCGTAPVVFDDPRTALFGDLPDEQAADAVSRLVTQSRRSFQQRVTRTAWRTVPSTYVLCEDDRALPPALQERMSTRATQVERLNTGHSPFLSAPTELAALLGRIGSEAVTSVSSHKS; encoded by the coding sequence ATGTCCACCGATGCAACGGCCAGTGCCGACACCTTCCCCACCACCGCACCGCGCCCCTCCTTCCTCCTGGTCCACGGGGCCTGGCACCGGTCAGAGTGCTGGGACCTCGTACGGAAGGCCCTTGCGGCCGATGGCTGGACGGCCCGGACGGTCGACCTGCCCAGTGCCGGACCGCAGCGCACACCGGCCGCCGGGATGTACGACGACGCCGACGCGATAGCCGCGCGTCTGCGGCAGGCAGACGGTCCGGTGATCGTCGTCGGGCATTCCTACGGCGGCCTCCCGGTTACCCAGGCCGCCGCCGGCCTTCCTGCCGCCGCTCATCTCGTTTACCTGGCGGCGTATCTGCCCGAGGAGGGAGAGTCCCTACTCAGCGTGCACGGTCACGGCGGCGACACGGCCGAGGACCTGTGCGGCACAGCCCCCGTCGTCTTCGACGACCCCCGCACCGCGCTGTTCGGGGACCTGCCCGACGAGCAGGCCGCGGACGCCGTCAGCCGGCTCGTCACGCAGAGCCGGCGCTCCTTCCAGCAACGGGTGACCCGGACAGCGTGGCGGACGGTGCCCTCCACCTATGTGCTCTGCGAGGACGACAGAGCGCTCCCGCCCGCATTGCAGGAGCGGATGTCCACCCGCGCCACACAGGTCGAGCGTCTGAACACCGGCCACTCCCCATTCCTGTCCGCGCCCACCGAACTGGCCGCGCTCCTGGGCCGGATCGGCTCCGAAGCGGTCACGTCCGTGTCGTCCCACAAGAGCTGA